One Cupriavidus necator N-1 DNA window includes the following coding sequences:
- a CDS encoding fumarate hydratase yields the protein MTISIDRVEEAAFEIMKRAAIEIPKDYKRGIQELQKTETGKLPRFVIHAMQDNWEAADQDRRPMCADTGLPRYYVKVGNNATVQRGFVAVERALRMATADATQAIPLRPNRVHPLWRTDNNNNVGINAPEIEWSFEPDADWVDITTVHKGGLFGTDYRMLFPGDGIDGIKRFVLDTLIAFGKRGLACQPAIVGIGLGGSKDTCMQLGKQAACLRVVGDRNPDPKIAELELELMKLGNSIGMGAMGFVGSSMVVDCHIEVGHTHTGGMPISLHTFCLSSRRATARIYADGNIEYRTDPQWFTPYLRRETVEW from the coding sequence ATGACCATCTCTATCGATCGGGTCGAGGAAGCCGCGTTCGAGATCATGAAACGCGCCGCGATCGAGATCCCCAAGGACTACAAGCGGGGCATCCAGGAGTTGCAGAAGACGGAAACCGGCAAACTGCCGCGATTCGTGATCCACGCAATGCAGGACAACTGGGAAGCCGCCGATCAGGACCGCCGTCCTATGTGCGCCGACACTGGCCTGCCGCGCTACTACGTGAAGGTGGGAAACAACGCCACGGTCCAGCGCGGCTTCGTCGCAGTGGAGCGTGCCTTGCGCATGGCGACCGCGGACGCCACGCAGGCGATTCCGCTACGCCCCAATCGCGTGCACCCACTCTGGCGCACGGATAACAACAATAATGTTGGCATCAATGCGCCCGAGATCGAATGGTCGTTCGAACCCGATGCCGATTGGGTAGACATCACCACAGTACACAAGGGCGGCCTGTTCGGGACCGATTACCGGATGCTGTTCCCTGGTGATGGCATCGACGGGATCAAGCGGTTCGTGCTCGACACCCTGATCGCATTCGGCAAGCGCGGCCTGGCCTGCCAGCCGGCGATCGTCGGCATCGGCCTGGGCGGATCCAAGGATACGTGCATGCAACTTGGCAAACAGGCGGCTTGCCTGCGCGTCGTGGGTGACCGCAATCCCGATCCGAAGATTGCTGAGCTCGAACTCGAGCTTATGAAGCTCGGCAACTCGATCGGCATGGGAGCCATGGGCTTCGTGGGTTCCTCGATGGTGGTCGACTGCCATATCGAGGTAGGCCACACCCACACGGGCGGGATGCCGATCAGCCTCCACACGTTCTGTCTGTCGTCGCGACGCGCCACGGCTCGCATCTATGCAGACGGCAATATCGAATATCGCACGGACCCACAGTGGTTCACCCCTTATCTGCGCAGGGAGACGGTCGAATGGTAA
- a CDS encoding fumarate hydratase C-terminal domain-containing protein, which produces MVSPQDDELKVFHINLPATTEDIAKLEIGSAVYLTGVIYTAREGVYKKVLDEGLEPPVELRGLSNVNFHCSPAAAPNEDGSYNVGAVTATASFRFSKWIPKWMEKTACRIFIGKGGMPADDYKRVLAPGGAIYLTTVGYGTGALLGRGIKQVRDVFWLDELGIAQAMWMFEVENFGPFIVESDLEGNSLFAQHAEVINAGIEKLYAGLKPPALHRYGETDDRKNEVM; this is translated from the coding sequence ATGGTAAGCCCTCAAGATGATGAACTGAAAGTCTTCCACATCAACCTGCCCGCCACAACGGAAGACATTGCAAAGCTCGAGATCGGGTCCGCCGTATACCTGACGGGGGTGATTTACACCGCTCGGGAAGGCGTCTACAAGAAGGTGCTCGACGAGGGCCTGGAGCCGCCGGTCGAGCTGCGCGGACTCAGCAATGTCAACTTTCATTGCTCACCTGCCGCCGCGCCCAACGAGGACGGAAGCTATAACGTTGGCGCAGTGACCGCCACCGCGAGTTTCCGGTTCTCCAAGTGGATACCGAAGTGGATGGAAAAGACCGCGTGTCGCATCTTCATCGGTAAGGGTGGCATGCCTGCAGACGACTACAAGCGGGTGCTCGCGCCTGGTGGGGCAATCTACCTCACGACTGTCGGCTATGGAACCGGTGCGCTGCTCGGTCGGGGCATCAAGCAGGTGAGGGACGTGTTCTGGCTCGACGAGCTAGGCATTGCGCAGGCGATGTGGATGTTCGAGGTGGAGAACTTCGGTCCATTCATTGTCGAGAGCGACCTGGAGGGTAACTCCCTGTTCGCGCAGCACGCCGAAGTCATCAACGCTGGAATCGAGAAGCTCTACGCAGGCCTCAAGCCGCCGGCATTGCACCGATACGGCGAGACCGATGATCGCAAGAACGAGGTGATGTAA
- a CDS encoding amidohydrolase family protein — protein MIIDFRLRPPVGGFLDTLMYSAGERRDGFTRTVGFEPSPAAQQQSMDLLLKEMDEAGVDKGVVVGRLAGTLGSVSNEDVARIVRDHPQRFIGAASIDPTNRVAACKTISDAVANGFKAINIEPGSYPIPMYADDRRLYPIYAHCEDLGVPVIMMVGGTAGPDLSYSDPVKTDRVLTDFPKLNVVVVHGGWPWVTEILHIAFRRPNMYLSPDMYFSRMPGWEEYVKAADTFLADRMLYASSFPFCPVRDYKQWFGTLPIRPENMEKVMGGNARRLLGL, from the coding sequence ATGATCATTGATTTCAGACTCCGCCCGCCGGTCGGTGGCTTCCTCGATACGCTGATGTATTCGGCAGGTGAGCGCCGTGACGGCTTTACCCGTACCGTTGGCTTCGAGCCGTCGCCAGCCGCCCAACAGCAGTCCATGGACCTGCTACTCAAGGAAATGGATGAGGCCGGCGTGGACAAGGGCGTTGTGGTAGGCCGTCTCGCCGGGACACTGGGCAGTGTGTCGAATGAGGATGTCGCGCGAATTGTGCGCGATCATCCGCAACGCTTCATTGGTGCCGCGTCAATCGATCCGACGAACCGGGTAGCCGCTTGCAAAACGATCTCCGATGCGGTCGCCAATGGGTTCAAGGCCATCAACATCGAGCCGGGTTCGTATCCGATTCCCATGTATGCCGATGACCGTCGTCTGTACCCGATTTACGCGCACTGCGAGGACCTGGGCGTGCCCGTGATCATGATGGTTGGAGGTACCGCTGGCCCAGATCTGAGCTATTCCGATCCCGTCAAAACTGACCGCGTCCTGACGGACTTTCCCAAGCTGAATGTTGTCGTCGTGCATGGGGGATGGCCCTGGGTGACGGAAATCCTGCATATCGCATTCCGTCGGCCGAACATGTATCTGTCGCCGGACATGTATTTCTCGCGCATGCCCGGCTGGGAGGAGTATGTGAAGGCAGCGGACACGTTCCTGGCCGACCGCATGCTCTATGCGAGCTCCTTTCCGTTCTGCCCGGTGCGAGACTACAAGCAATGGTTCGGGACCTTGCCGATTCGTCCCGAGAACATGGAGAAGGTGATGGGCGGGAACGCCCGTCGTTTGCTGGGGCTCTAG
- a CDS encoding LysR family transcriptional regulator, with translation MDVKTLYTLVAIADRGSFAEAGNAIGLTISAVSMQMRALEEELGITIFDRSRRPPVLTDAGLAFTNRARDLLTHWESMSAALKREAAGGVLKLGSVHTCVSGVLPLALKRLQQQGHRIDIHLTTGLTHDLERAVYRRQLDVAVVTEPEVPRLDLQFMPFFNEEFVVITHTTTRGDSDKGILETTPYVRFNRTARVGLLVQEEMVRRQIAVRSTMEIDTLEGVIAMVANGLGSSVVPARGVENEFPASIRTIPFGSPPLTRRLGILVPRDNPRAHLSHLLLEALTDVTKPTSAPDDGHPRLVQKS, from the coding sequence ATGGACGTCAAAACGCTTTACACACTCGTAGCCATTGCCGATAGAGGCAGCTTCGCTGAGGCAGGCAACGCTATTGGACTGACGATCTCGGCCGTCAGTATGCAAATGCGTGCCCTCGAGGAAGAGCTGGGTATAACAATCTTCGACCGCAGTCGCCGACCCCCGGTGTTGACGGACGCCGGGCTTGCGTTCACGAATCGTGCGCGAGACCTTCTGACCCATTGGGAGAGCATGAGCGCAGCTCTCAAACGCGAAGCGGCCGGTGGTGTTCTGAAGCTCGGTTCGGTGCATACCTGCGTATCTGGCGTCTTGCCGCTTGCATTGAAGCGGCTGCAGCAACAGGGGCACCGAATTGACATCCACCTCACCACAGGCCTCACTCATGACCTGGAGCGGGCCGTATATCGACGGCAATTGGACGTGGCCGTGGTGACCGAACCGGAGGTCCCACGCCTGGATCTGCAATTCATGCCCTTCTTCAACGAGGAGTTCGTGGTGATTACACATACCACGACACGGGGGGACTCGGACAAGGGGATCTTGGAGACAACGCCCTACGTTCGATTCAATCGTACAGCTCGCGTCGGGCTTCTTGTCCAAGAGGAGATGGTGCGGCGCCAGATCGCAGTGCGGTCGACGATGGAGATCGATACGCTGGAAGGTGTCATCGCCATGGTGGCCAACGGTCTCGGTTCGTCAGTGGTGCCGGCACGGGGTGTCGAAAACGAGTTTCCGGCATCTATTCGTACCATCCCGTTTGGCTCGCCGCCCCTGACACGCCGCCTTGGCATCCTGGTTCCTCGCGATAATCCTCGTGCACATCTCTCGCACTTGCTGCTGGAAGCGCTGACTGATGTGACGAAACCGACTAGTGCGCCTGACGATGGCCACCCGAGACTGGTGCAGAAGAGCTAG
- a CDS encoding LysR family transcriptional regulator, whose translation MATLRFSLRQLELFSTVARTGSTSAAGEEAALSQSAVSSAVNELEQILGVTLFDRVAKRLVLNDAGRALQERATRLIWDARAIEREFSGGHPPCHLKVAASTTIGNYLIPKILANYQASYPERRVETQIGNSHEVIRLVSEARADVGIIEGPSPAADLVSHKWRDDELIIVASAHDRLAVTQIESGQAVSCEQLREANWLFREEGSGTRDAVRSALYPYLGPLIPQTVLGSSEAIKYAVELGLGISCLSRILVQCMLDKGTLIELRTDFPRPIRPLSIVSHPARPPSDAMSEFLSPYRTG comes from the coding sequence ATGGCGACGTTGCGATTCTCCCTTCGGCAATTGGAACTGTTCTCGACGGTGGCGCGAACGGGATCCACTTCTGCCGCAGGGGAAGAAGCAGCGCTGTCGCAGTCGGCAGTGAGCTCAGCCGTCAATGAGCTGGAGCAGATCCTTGGGGTCACACTATTCGACCGTGTCGCGAAGCGGCTTGTACTCAATGATGCGGGACGCGCGCTCCAGGAGCGGGCAACCCGGCTCATTTGGGATGCACGCGCAATCGAGCGGGAATTTTCTGGGGGGCACCCTCCCTGCCATCTAAAGGTCGCAGCGAGTACAACCATTGGCAATTACCTCATTCCAAAGATTCTGGCGAATTACCAGGCTAGTTATCCGGAGCGTCGGGTAGAGACTCAGATCGGCAATTCACACGAAGTTATCCGGTTGGTTTCGGAGGCGCGCGCCGATGTGGGAATTATTGAGGGCCCAAGTCCTGCGGCGGACCTGGTCAGCCATAAATGGCGCGATGATGAATTGATTATCGTTGCATCTGCTCACGACAGGCTCGCTGTGACACAAATAGAGTCTGGTCAAGCGGTTTCCTGTGAGCAGCTTCGAGAGGCAAACTGGCTTTTCCGGGAAGAAGGGTCGGGGACCCGTGATGCAGTGAGGAGTGCTTTGTACCCTTATCTTGGGCCGCTTATTCCCCAGACCGTATTGGGAAGTTCCGAGGCGATCAAGTACGCGGTCGAGCTTGGCCTGGGCATCAGTTGTTTGTCGCGAATTCTGGTGCAGTGCATGTTGGATAAGGGGACCTTAATTGAGTTGCGCACCGATTTTCCTCGGCCGATACGGCCGCTATCCATCGTGTCGCATCCGGCGCGCCCGCCTTCGGACGCTATGTCGGAGTTTCTGAGTCCGTATCGAACGGGATAA
- a CDS encoding tripartite tricarboxylate transporter substrate binding protein, translating into MNSHDTGKAIGNWLARGRQWLRRIRQNPIVKELCQDADAPWYRTSTAVAMFAFAIAPLAMVPAHAEEWPNKPIRLVVPFASGGATDLLARAVAVELGKQWKQPVVVDNRPGAGGAVGAEAVAKSAPDGYTLLLASGSMFTVNPFIYQKLPYSAESFEMISKIASGPMVLTVNTKVAAKTMAEFISYAKANPGKLTFASAGNGSQVHIANEAFAEAAGIDVVHVPYKGEGPAYSDLMAGTVDMTVGNINAISPLLKGNRLRALAVTGKERSPLLPDVPTTAEAGLPGFTFYGWFALMAPAGTPKELTARMYADLEKATAGPSMQQYLAAQGMTKTLTPKGQLPQEIAQESGRWKQLVTKRKISAN; encoded by the coding sequence ATGAACTCACATGACACAGGAAAGGCCATTGGCAATTGGCTTGCGCGAGGGCGACAGTGGTTGCGTCGCATACGCCAGAATCCCATCGTTAAGGAGCTGTGCCAGGACGCGGATGCCCCGTGGTACAGGACATCGACCGCTGTGGCTATGTTTGCGTTTGCCATTGCGCCTTTGGCGATGGTGCCTGCTCACGCGGAGGAGTGGCCGAACAAGCCGATCCGACTCGTTGTTCCGTTTGCGTCGGGTGGAGCCACGGATCTTCTTGCGCGTGCAGTTGCCGTCGAACTCGGCAAGCAGTGGAAGCAACCCGTTGTTGTGGATAACCGACCAGGTGCCGGCGGCGCGGTGGGCGCTGAAGCCGTTGCCAAATCGGCCCCTGACGGCTACACGCTCCTGCTGGCGTCGGGAAGCATGTTTACGGTCAATCCGTTTATCTATCAGAAACTCCCGTATTCGGCCGAGAGTTTCGAGATGATCAGCAAGATTGCCAGCGGGCCGATGGTGCTGACGGTGAATACAAAAGTCGCGGCGAAAACGATGGCTGAGTTCATCAGCTATGCCAAGGCCAATCCTGGCAAGCTGACTTTCGCGTCGGCCGGCAACGGGAGCCAGGTGCACATTGCTAACGAGGCCTTTGCCGAAGCCGCAGGAATCGATGTGGTGCACGTGCCGTACAAGGGCGAAGGGCCGGCCTATTCAGACCTGATGGCGGGGACGGTGGACATGACCGTGGGCAACATCAATGCCATTTCGCCGTTGCTCAAGGGTAACCGCCTTCGCGCGCTGGCCGTGACTGGCAAGGAGCGATCCCCGTTGCTGCCCGACGTACCGACCACCGCGGAGGCGGGTCTGCCAGGCTTCACCTTTTACGGGTGGTTCGCGCTGATGGCTCCGGCAGGTACGCCTAAAGAACTCACCGCGAGGATGTATGCCGATCTGGAAAAGGCTACCGCCGGGCCGAGTATGCAGCAGTATCTCGCTGCGCAAGGCATGACCAAGACATTGACGCCAAAGGGACAACTTCCCCAAGAAATCGCGCAGGAGTCGGGCCGATGGAAGCAATTGGTCACCAAGCGGAAGATCTCCGCCAACTAA
- a CDS encoding Bug family tripartite tricarboxylate transporter substrate binding protein, whose amino-acid sequence MNRILGRCIKALGLGAFAIGATMVGAAPAAAQAYPSRPVTIVVPFAAGGDADQSARNLSVTASALLGQPVVVMNRPGANGAIGSQVAKDASPDGYTLLLARVGSQVLLPAIQDSGLAYKWNDFTFIGLLELNPVVCVVHPESKFKTLADLAAELQAHPGKLNYSASGPATVQNLAPQLLLQSLNLKPNGAVNVNYKGGNEAALAVISKEVDFSCNNLSSMAGQVAGGKLRALVTTTPERLKQFPDVPTAREAGFPKLEAVIGWSALYGPPKMPPEIVKKWAGVLKSAFTDARWISANATYGGIPRVLTPEETAKYVSENFSAYQSLAKSAGIKMQ is encoded by the coding sequence ATGAACAGGATTCTCGGCAGATGTATCAAAGCGCTTGGCCTCGGTGCCTTCGCAATCGGCGCCACGATGGTTGGGGCCGCACCCGCAGCGGCACAAGCTTATCCCAGCCGCCCCGTCACAATCGTGGTGCCCTTCGCGGCGGGGGGCGATGCGGATCAGTCTGCGCGGAACCTCTCCGTCACCGCGTCGGCGCTGCTGGGCCAGCCCGTGGTTGTCATGAATCGCCCCGGTGCGAATGGCGCGATTGGTTCACAGGTAGCGAAGGATGCCAGCCCGGATGGATACACGCTGTTGCTGGCTCGTGTCGGCTCTCAGGTACTCCTGCCAGCTATCCAGGATTCCGGACTCGCCTACAAGTGGAATGATTTTACTTTTATCGGCCTGCTTGAGTTGAATCCGGTGGTATGCGTCGTTCATCCGGAGTCCAAATTCAAGACGCTTGCGGACTTGGCGGCAGAACTCCAGGCGCATCCGGGGAAGCTCAACTACAGTGCGTCAGGCCCAGCCACGGTACAGAACCTCGCTCCCCAGTTGCTGCTGCAAAGTCTTAACCTGAAGCCAAATGGAGCGGTGAACGTGAACTATAAGGGAGGAAATGAAGCGGCATTGGCAGTCATTTCCAAGGAGGTGGACTTCAGTTGCAACAACTTGAGTTCGATGGCAGGGCAGGTCGCGGGCGGCAAGCTGCGTGCCTTGGTCACGACGACGCCAGAAAGGCTGAAGCAGTTCCCAGACGTTCCAACTGCTAGGGAAGCTGGCTTTCCGAAGCTCGAAGCGGTGATCGGGTGGAGCGCGTTGTATGGTCCCCCCAAAATGCCTCCGGAGATTGTCAAGAAGTGGGCCGGCGTCCTGAAATCGGCATTCACCGACGCCCGATGGATCTCCGCAAATGCGACGTACGGCGGCATTCCCCGAGTTCTGACGCCTGAAGAGACGGCCAAGTACGTCTCGGAGAACTTCAGCGCGTATCAGTCTCTTGCGAAAAGCGCAGGGATCAAGATGCAGTAG
- a CDS encoding sulfite exporter TauE/SafE family protein, with translation MGTEHYAVLGATVAGAYTVFGLTGFGAAMVAVPILVQFIPLQFVVPMLLLLDLVTTSMVGMRNWNSVSRPELLRLIPFMMVGVALGTTVLAKVESRWLLVGLGLFVLVMTGRALLTSSARAEEVARGWSVPAGVVGGVFSALFGTGGPIYTMYLSRRLPQIDAFRSTIAAVILFSALVRLAAFGSSGLLQQVDLLRSAAFAMPFSLIGLAVGSRLRRKISTDAVRRALLIFLCASGVSVLCRGLLMH, from the coding sequence ATGGGGACGGAACACTACGCAGTGCTGGGGGCAACGGTCGCGGGAGCCTACACGGTATTTGGACTCACTGGTTTCGGCGCGGCGATGGTGGCAGTGCCGATCCTGGTGCAGTTCATTCCCTTGCAATTTGTGGTTCCCATGCTTCTGCTACTCGATCTCGTTACGACATCGATGGTCGGGATGCGCAACTGGAATTCGGTCTCTCGGCCGGAACTGCTTCGTCTGATTCCCTTCATGATGGTGGGTGTCGCACTCGGTACGACGGTGCTCGCCAAGGTCGAATCACGTTGGCTCCTGGTAGGCCTGGGTCTCTTCGTACTTGTGATGACAGGACGGGCCCTCCTAACCTCCTCGGCACGAGCAGAGGAGGTGGCAAGGGGGTGGTCGGTACCTGCCGGCGTGGTAGGGGGCGTATTCAGCGCACTGTTTGGGACTGGAGGACCCATCTACACGATGTATCTGTCTCGCCGGCTTCCGCAGATTGATGCCTTCCGCTCCACGATTGCCGCAGTCATCCTCTTCAGTGCTCTGGTGCGCCTGGCGGCTTTTGGGAGCAGCGGGCTGCTGCAACAAGTTGACTTGTTGCGCAGCGCCGCATTCGCAATGCCATTCAGCCTGATCGGGCTCGCGGTGGGATCACGATTGCGCAGGAAAATCTCGACGGACGCAGTGCGGCGCGCGTTATTAATCTTTCTCTGCGCCAGTGGCGTTTCTGTGCTTTGTCGTGGCCTGTTGATGCATTGA
- a CDS encoding FAD-binding oxidoreductase yields MTNPIEGLESALRDIVGDQGLIVRASEMEPYLIDWNGAVAGNARCVVRPQTTEETAKVLSLCAARGVPVVPQGGLTGMAAGATPLASGEEVIVNLSRMNRIIDVDPENFTIAVEAGCILENVKMAAEAVDRYFPLALGAQGSCEIGGNISTNAGGLNVLRYGSMRSAVLGIEVVLPDGSVLDLLRSVRKDNTGYDLKQLFIGAEGTLGIITKAVLQLYPRCENVATAWIALASLDDAVRLLSRMRSAVGERVSAFELISRPMLDVVLRHFRGSRDPLAERVEWYVLMEWSDTSTAFDLRAVMEVELSKCIEDGLVVDVALADSLAHAEEFWALRENISEAQRAEGAVVKHDISAPVSAVPRLIHEATGVVRRLAPMATVIAFGHVGDGNVHYNVVQPTGCDLTEFKTMMRDVSDEIYRLVAELGGSISAEHGLGQLKAKAAFDLKSQAERALMVTIKAGLDPQGIMNRGKLIPMDQLISG; encoded by the coding sequence ATGACCAACCCCATAGAAGGGCTCGAATCCGCGTTGCGGGACATCGTCGGCGATCAGGGCCTGATTGTTCGCGCATCGGAGATGGAACCCTACCTGATCGACTGGAACGGGGCAGTGGCGGGCAATGCGCGTTGTGTTGTCCGGCCTCAGACCACCGAGGAGACCGCCAAGGTACTCTCCCTATGCGCGGCTCGGGGCGTGCCTGTGGTACCGCAGGGCGGTCTCACGGGCATGGCAGCAGGAGCTACGCCTTTGGCTTCAGGCGAGGAGGTCATAGTCAATCTCTCGCGAATGAATCGGATCATTGACGTGGATCCCGAGAATTTCACCATCGCTGTTGAAGCCGGCTGCATCCTCGAGAACGTGAAGATGGCTGCTGAGGCGGTGGACCGCTACTTTCCGTTAGCGTTGGGGGCACAGGGTAGCTGCGAGATTGGGGGAAATATCTCCACCAACGCTGGTGGGCTGAATGTGTTGCGCTACGGTAGCATGCGAAGCGCAGTGCTAGGCATTGAAGTCGTGCTGCCGGATGGCTCAGTCCTGGATCTCTTGCGTTCAGTACGCAAGGACAATACCGGGTACGACTTGAAGCAGCTTTTCATTGGCGCGGAAGGAACGCTTGGCATCATCACGAAAGCTGTCCTCCAACTGTACCCGCGGTGTGAAAATGTGGCGACTGCATGGATCGCCCTGGCAAGCCTCGATGACGCGGTGCGATTGCTATCGAGGATGAGGAGCGCAGTCGGGGAACGAGTGAGTGCCTTTGAACTGATCAGTCGCCCCATGCTTGACGTGGTACTTCGCCATTTCCGTGGCTCTCGCGATCCGCTCGCTGAGCGCGTTGAGTGGTACGTGCTGATGGAGTGGTCGGATACGTCGACCGCGTTCGACTTGCGTGCGGTGATGGAAGTTGAGCTTTCCAAGTGCATCGAAGACGGCCTTGTGGTTGATGTAGCGCTTGCTGATAGCCTAGCCCATGCCGAAGAGTTCTGGGCGCTCAGAGAAAATATCTCGGAGGCCCAGCGAGCAGAAGGAGCCGTGGTCAAACACGATATCTCCGCTCCAGTTTCCGCGGTTCCCAGGCTGATACATGAAGCAACGGGTGTGGTTCGCCGACTCGCACCGATGGCTACAGTCATTGCGTTCGGGCATGTTGGTGACGGAAACGTGCACTACAACGTTGTGCAGCCAACCGGTTGCGACCTCACGGAATTCAAGACGATGATGCGCGACGTCAGTGACGAGATCTACAGGTTGGTTGCAGAGTTAGGCGGGTCCATTTCCGCCGAGCACGGCTTGGGTCAACTGAAGGCAAAAGCGGCATTTGATCTCAAGTCGCAGGCGGAACGGGCCCTTATGGTCACCATCAAAGCCGGCCTGGACCCGCAGGGGATCATGAATCGAGGGAAGCTCATTCCTATGGACCAGTTGATTAGCGGATAG
- a CDS encoding LysR family transcriptional regulator: protein MVHLPNKMPRTQKPQTPTLRQLELFLELVSSDGIAGAGAKLGMTASATSHTLRALEDGLGTTLVERNQHGISLTYAGEQVLPHVRDVFASLQLVRATAKADAELKTGYVRVGSFGASATLHALPSLLSTFRERYPGVQVVVTEKPDAETSRDLIERRIELAVVTLPKPDFDTITLAIDELVAIVPVEHPLAGKEVIDLPDLICHPFLMTRAGSQPLIARLFARHDVRPTVAHELLQLMSILEYVSRGEGVSILARLALPTAYPGVKYVPLRPTTRRSIGIACLSENRLSPAARALWQAARKLTVATALGGS from the coding sequence ATGGTTCATCTGCCAAACAAGATGCCCAGGACACAAAAGCCACAGACCCCCACACTCCGTCAACTTGAGCTCTTTCTTGAGCTCGTGTCATCTGATGGCATTGCAGGCGCTGGCGCGAAACTTGGCATGACGGCTTCGGCCACCAGCCATACCCTGCGAGCACTGGAAGACGGCCTCGGGACCACGTTGGTAGAGCGGAATCAGCATGGGATCTCGTTGACATACGCAGGCGAGCAGGTGCTTCCGCATGTCCGAGACGTATTTGCGTCGCTGCAGCTTGTTCGGGCTACTGCGAAAGCAGACGCTGAACTGAAGACTGGGTATGTTCGCGTGGGTTCGTTTGGCGCGAGTGCAACACTCCACGCCTTGCCTTCGCTGCTATCGACATTTAGAGAGCGGTATCCAGGCGTCCAGGTCGTCGTGACCGAGAAGCCCGACGCGGAGACCAGCCGAGATCTGATTGAGCGTCGAATCGAGCTCGCGGTGGTCACCCTTCCCAAGCCAGACTTCGACACCATTACGCTTGCGATAGACGAACTGGTTGCAATCGTGCCGGTGGAGCATCCCTTGGCCGGGAAAGAGGTGATTGATCTCCCAGATCTGATTTGTCACCCATTCCTTATGACGCGCGCCGGCTCGCAACCGCTCATTGCCCGCCTGTTCGCCAGGCATGACGTGCGGCCAACTGTAGCGCACGAGCTACTTCAACTGATGTCCATCCTCGAATACGTGTCCCGAGGCGAGGGTGTCTCCATTCTGGCTCGTCTGGCCCTGCCTACTGCTTATCCGGGTGTCAAGTACGTGCCACTTCGTCCGACCACCAGGCGCAGTATTGGTATCGCCTGCCTGAGCGAGAACCGCCTTTCGCCCGCTGCACGCGCGCTTTGGCAAGCCGCTAGAAAACTCACTGTGGCTACGGCACTCGGGGGAAGCTGA